The following coding sequences are from one Salvia hispanica cultivar TCC Black 2014 chromosome 3, UniMelb_Shisp_WGS_1.0, whole genome shotgun sequence window:
- the LOC125211954 gene encoding putative late blight resistance protein homolog R1A-4 codes for MMITLSAMFVTSTNVNILSNSIKEQQKMSGEDSSEEDDTSEEDASEGGEDEYRLNNVCFLHNLEDLQLWCSSQNTSIIRHVSFPRSLKKLTLRNTYLRWEDMKTKIGSLPVLQVLKLKKNSFIGSKWKTFEEQFLNLKLLLIEDCDVERWITHDAHFPRLEHLHLRYAERLREIPLCMGDISTLQTIMLEDCSNAVMDSAQKIKDEQQECGNEDLQISVA; via the coding sequence atgatgataacCCTCTCAGCAATGTTTGTTACCTCCACAAACGTGAATATCTTAAGCAATTCCATAAAAGAACAACAGAAAATGTCTGGAGAAGACTCCTCAGAGGAAGACGACACCTCAGAAGAAGACGCCTCAGAAGGAGGAGAAGATGAATACCGTCTTAATAATGTTTGTTTCCTCCACAATCTCGAAGATCTTCAGCTTTGGTGTTCCTCACAAAACACTAGTATAATACGACATGTCAGTTTCCCGCGTTCCCTCAAGAAATTGACGTTAAGAAATACTTATCTTCGTTGGGAAGACATGAAGACAAAGATAGGTTCATTGCCCGTTCTTCAAGTTCTCAAGCTGAAAAAGAATTCCTTCATTGGCTCTAAGTGGAAAACATTTGAAGAGCAATTCTTGAATCTCAAGTTGTTGTTGATTGAGGATTGTGATGTAGAGCGGTGGATCACACACGACGCCCACTTTCCACGCCTTGAGCACCTTCATCTTCGGTATGCAGAGAGGCTGAGGGAGATTCCTTTGTGCATGGGAGACATCTCCACACTTCAGACAATTATGTTGGAAGATTGTAGTAATGCAGTAATGGATTCAGCTCAAAAAATTAAGGACGAACAACAAGAATGCGGAAATGAAGACCTTCAAATCTCTGTTGCCTGA
- the LOC125211953 gene encoding putative late blight resistance protein homolog R1B-16 produces MSYNNLPVHLKPCFLYMGRYGEDEDIVISDLIQLSVAEGFVKPINGKCLEDVAKEYIYELLDRNLLVVGIHNYSLKMHDLVRDLCLREAQKLKFLCVLEEHGIPQDIQSQRCIVGRLSEEKYPTQLLQSLESASLLRSFTLGPSVRKKRPTSLLYNFRLLRVGYVEQDYEEILPWLVNLRFLDVYVVDEDPLPSSIYFLWNLWRLLLHNVGKDYVCEIWKMPQLRHVGTDLREGTLDGAYCLPDTSFSYEEDMVLENLQTLSHVKNLKFGEVVLKRIPNIKTLKLYYKTKVDTSREHTSSSEESSEAEDSSEEEEDFSEGGGGGDT; encoded by the coding sequence ATGAGTTATAATAATCTACCGGTTCACTTAAAGCCATGTTTTCTTTATATGGGAAGATatggtgaagatgaagatatTGTGATCTCTGATTTAATCCAATTGTCAGTTGCTGAGGGATTTGTAAAACCAATTAATGGAAAATGTTTGGAAGATGTAGcaaaagagtatatatatgaacTTCTTGATAGAAATCTCCTTGTAGTTGGAATACACAACTATTCATTGAAAATGCATGATCTTGTGAGGGATTTATGTTTAAGAGAAgctcaaaaattgaaattcttaTGTGTGTTGGAAGAGCACGGCATTCCACAAGACATACAATCTCAACGCTGTATCGTAGGTAGGTTAAGCGAAGAGAAATATCCAACTCAACTCCTTCAATCATTGGAATCTGCATCCCTTCTCCGGTCTTTTACCCTTGGTCCATCCGTTAGAAAGAAACGTCCAACGAGTTTATTGTACAATTTCAGATTATTGAGGGTAGGTTATGTGGAACAAGATTATGAGGAGATTCTCCCTTGGCTAGTGAACTTGCGGTTTCTTGATGTGTATGTTGTTGATGAGGATCCATTACCTTCTTCGATCTATTTTCTCTGGAATTTATGGAGACTGCTTTTACACAACGTAGGTAAGGATTATGTTTGCGAGATTTGGAAGATGCCTCAACTTAGGCATGTTGGCACCGATTTAAGAGAAGGGACACTTGATGGTGCATATTGTCTTCCCGATACTTCTTTCAGTTACGAAGAGGATATGGTGCTGGAAAACCTTCAGACACTTTCTCACGTGAAGAATCTCAAGTTTGGTGAAGTAGTGCTTAAAAGAATCCCCAATATCAAAACATTGAAGTTATACTATAAAACAAAAGTAGATACCTCAAGAGAACACACCTCCTCCTCCGAAGAGTCCTCTGAAGCAGAAGACTCatccgaagaagaagaagacttctctgaaggaggaggaggaggagatacctaa
- the LOC125209507 gene encoding putative late blight resistance protein homolog R1A-3: MIGFDDVLLQMLDKITRGEPDLQILPIVGMGGIGKTTLAQNIYVSPLVRKHFDVCAWSTISQVYNAEEILRQVIEQVQVLDLVDSDVNRVNARRHISEDDLELQLHQYLIGRRYFIVMDDMWNIKARDQVRRFFQDNRDGSRILVTTRLSNLAYLFNYSIGLDMKILDDYASWNLFSKIVFGDESCPHELENIGKKIVKGCRGLPLSVNVIGGLLSMSEKTEENWGYIEKKI, from the coding sequence ATGATTGGTTTTGATGATGTCTTGTTGCAAATGTTGGACAAGATCACTAGAGGAGAACCCGATCTCCAAATTCTTCCGATTGTTGGAATGGGTGGGATAGGCAAGACCACTCTTGCTCAAAATATCTATGTAAGTCCACTTGTCCGGAAACATTTCGATGTTTGTGCATGGTCTACTATTTCTCAAGTGTATAATGCAGAAGAAATTCTCAGACAAGTTATTGAACAAGTACAAGTTCTTGATCTAGTAGACAGTGATGTGAATAGGGTGAATGCCAGGAGACATATAAGTGAAGATGATTTAGAATTACAGTTGCACCAATATTTGATAGGAAGGAGGTATTTTATTGTGATGGATGATATGTGGAATATTAAGGCTCGGGATCAAGTTAGGAGATTCTTCCAGGATAACAGAGATGGGAGTAGAATATTAGTGACTACAAGACTATCAAACTTGGCATATCTATTCAACTATTCGATTGGTCttgatatgaaaattttggatgatTATGCTAGTTGGAACCTATTTTCCAAAATTGTGTTTGGGGATGAAAGTTGCCCTCATGAGTTGGAGAATATTGGAAAGAAGATTGTGAAAGGTTGTAGAGGACTTCCACTGTCAGTTAATGTAATAGGGGGACTCTTGTCCATGTCTGAAAAAACAGAAGAAAATTGGggatatattgaaaaaaaaatttaa